GACGAAACCGTGGCCGCCGGTAATGAGTTGCTGCTGCTGTCTGCCGGTAAATTCGGTGTTTTGCCGCGGGCAATCGCCGCCGAGGCGAAACTGGAAAACTGTATTCAGGCATGGTCCGGCCTGGTTGTCGATATATTAAGAGCAAAACTGGCCGGTTCTCAAGGGGACTGAGGAGTGCTATTGACTATATGACCACTATATGGAGTAATATATAAAAAGATAATTTTAATGAGGTGAGAATAATGATGAATGAAAAGAAACATCCTGAACATCCTGAATTTCAACTTCCCGATGATCCACATGCGAAGCACCGTTATGAAAGTGCAATGAAACACGTTCAATTTGCGAAAGAAGCAGGGAAATCTTCAGAAAAAATTCATGAGATTTTTCGAAAAGTAATGAATTTTGACACTAAAGACATTGAAAAAATTCCTCAGGATGAAGCACACAAAAAATACCGTTCTGCCGTAATTCATGCCCAGAAAGCAATCGAAAACGGCAAATCTTCCGAAGAAGCTCATGAAATATTTGCGAATATTGTCTCTGGAAAGACTGAAGGACAGTGTCATCATTGCAAATAGCTTATTATTAACATGTTTACTTAAACTGCATAGTGAAAAAAGTTAGGTGTCTGAAAGGACTTAATAGGGAAGTCCGGTGCAATGCCGGCGCGGTCCCGCCACTGTAACGGGGAGCAAGCTTAAGATATGCCACTGAGATCTGCCATCTTGGGAAGGTTTAGGTAAGCCATGATCCGGAGCCAGGAGAACTGCCTAACTGATAATCACCGTTGTACCCACGAGCGATGGGGAGGGGGATTACCGTGAAAGATCTCTTGACTTAGAAGGGCTCTGTGTCAAGGATTTATTCATGCTGAATTTAACTCTCCTGGTCTTATGACCAGGAGTTTTCATTTGGTATGATACTGTACATAACTATATTTTAAGGAGGCGCATTATGGAATATATCATGGATCCTGGTTTGATTGAAACCCGCAGTATGGAAATTATAGGTTCCTATTTGGATGAACTGGGACTGGAACTTTCACCGGCGGCTGTTAAGGTGTATTCCCGTATTATTCATGCGGCAGGTGATCCTGATTACGCCAAACACATCAGGATTCATCCTGACGCAATCACCGCCGGGTGTGCTGCTTTGGCAGCAGGACGGGATATTTATTGTGATGTGGAAATGGTCCGTACAGGAATTAATAAGCGGCTTTCATCCTATGGCGGTAAGGTGTACTGTTTAATTGGCAGCGAAGAAACCGCTCGGCTTGCCAAAAGCGTCATTACCCGGGCGATGTCCGCCGCCATTAGGCAGTTTGGCGGGCAATTAGACGGTGTTATTGTTGCCATTGGCAATGCGCCGGCCGCGTTGTTTGAACTTTCAACCCTAATGGAACGAACCGGTATCCGGCCGGCGCTGGTAATCGGCGTGCCTGCCGGCTTTGTCGGGGCGGCAGAATCAAAAGCTTTGCTGCACGCAGCTTCGCCTGTGCCTTATATTACTGTTTTAGGTAACAAGGGAGGCAGCCCTATTGCCGTAGCAGCCTTGGACGCCCTTTGGTACATGACAGAAACAGTATCCAATAATGTTATATAGGAGAAAACGCATGATGAATGACGCTTGGGCGAGGGACTCAAGGTGCTGGTTGTGCAATTCATAAAGGGCAATCGGAAGAATATTATGAACAGTATAAAAAATAAAAACTGTATAAAAAATCCATCATTCTGGCGCTGGCTTTGGGGACGAGCGTCACTGTAAGCGTGTTCTCGGTGTGGCCCAGGCAGCGTAGCCGCAGTTGTTCAGCCAGGAATACAAGAAGGTTATTGAGACTTGATATTATACTTTGAAAGGGAGATAAAAATGGCGTTTAGAACCAAGATTATTAAAAAAATAAAAAACATTAAAAATATTAATAAGAAGGCAATAATCCCAATCGCTGCGCTTACTTCGTGCACAATGGCCATTGCCGGCATGACTATCAGCAATGCCGCAGCGCCGGAAGAGGAACAGGAGTTTAACTTTGAACAGGTAATGGTAACTGCCCAACGATATCAGAAGAGCGATATCGATACCCCGGCTTCGACCAGTGTCTATACATATGAAGATCTTAAGTCAACAGGGGCCCGGAATGTGGCGGAAGCGTTAAAACAAGCGGCAGGACTTACATATTCTTCTTTTGGCCCCAGCGGGGCCTCTATGACTACCATGACGACCAAGATAATAATACGGGGTGTTTCAACAGGCACCCTTGTTCTTGTCAATGGCACACCGCTTAATCTGCGTGGGTTGTATAATCTGGAAGACATACCTGTCGAGAACATCGAAAGGATTGAAATTGTCAAAGGCGGCGGTTCAGTACTATACGGCAGCGAGGCTACCGGCGGGGTCATCAACATTATTACCAAGAAAAACCTGCAAAACTCTGTGAAAATTTCCGGCGGCAATTATGGGCAGCAAGACCATAGTTTTACTCTTCAGGCAGGAAAGCTGGGATTAAATTATAATTTTGAAAAATGGGGCGACTTGGGAAATATTTCTAAATCAATAGCAAACGGCAAAGAGATGAACATGTTTTTTCCCGGGCTGGAGCGCAATAATCAGACGCTTTCTTACCAGTTTAGTAAAGCCGTATCGTTGCTATACAGCCATAATAGCTCAGAGTCGCTTTACGACTATAAGTTCGGGACAGGCTATGCTGCGAATCTGATTGGCAAGACAAGATACAGCAGGGTATATACGGATGAAAAGGATTTTGTCCAGCTGCAGTATGACCAGGATCATATAAAGGGATCGCTGTATTATAACTATAAAACGATGAACACCTTAGGGACAGACTACTATTCTTCATCAGGCTCCGCCGCCGGGTATCCTAAAAAAACAAGTGAAACAAGCAGAAGCAGCACTTACGGCTTTGATCTTCAAAAAGACTGGATGATTCATGCCAATAAATTATTGCTGGGTGTTACTTACCAAAATGAGTATTATGACCCTAATATCAGCAATACCCTGGATTATCAGCGGGACAACTATTCGGTATACGGACAGTGGGAACAGCCTGCAGGCAAGGCTGATACAATAATCCTGAGCGGGAGGGAAACCTGGACGGCAAACGCGCCTAACGGGAGAAATTATGATAATTTTAGCGGGCAGGCTCAATTTCTTCACAAGCTGAATGATAACGAATCTATTTATACCAGTGTCGGACAGTCTTTCGTAATGCCGACCTTTGCCCAAATGTACAGCAGCAACGATGACCGGCGGCTTGGCAACCCTAATCTAAAGCCTCAGACCGGCCTGCATTACGAAGCGGGCTGGAAAAGAAACAGCGGCAATCATAACTGGCGATTGGCAGTTTTTAGTTTTACAATCAAAGACAATATTTCTTCCACTTATAATCAGGCAGACGGCACCTATTCCTATAAGAATGAAGATATGAAAAATACCGGTGTGGAGTTGACTTGCCAGGTTGACGGGCCTAAGGATTGGACATTCAACTGGGGCGTCACTTATGGCGATGCTTTAACGAAAAGCACGGATAAGCCTTACTGGGATCGCAACTTTGGGCGCTGGCAGGTGAATGGCGGCGCAACTTATCAACATGACCGCTGGAAGGTTACACTCACCGGCAATTATCTGGCTGATCGGGTCATGACGCCAAGTACTGCAAAATCATATGATGTCAAGCCATATTTACTAACCAGTTTGAGTGTGAATTATACCCTCGGCAAGCAGCAGGAAATTATCCTTACAGCTCAGAATGTATTGAACCGGAAAGACATAATTTCCCATTCTACTTCGGAATATTACTATACTCCCTTTAATTTCAGCTTAGGTTATAAAAGTAAATTTTAAAAGGCGAGTAATAATCAGCAACAACCGGACATTCAGTATCAATTCTAAGGAGATTTAAGATGAGAGTCGCTTTTTTACATTTGGATTTAAGCGGGGGACCGGAAGCCCGCAATTTGGAACTGCTGCATCAGGCCATTGATTTGGCGGCTCAGCAGGGAGCGAAATGGGTCGTTACTCCGGAAACAGCGGTACAGGGATATTTCTTTAAACTTAAGGCTGAGGCGGCCCGGGAGCCATTAAACATACCTGTGCAGCCTTGTCCCGGTCTGGATGGCATCCGTTGCCTGGCCGCAAAGCGCGGCCTTACCGTATTCTTAGGCTGCGCCGAACAGGATGAAGCCACCGGCAACTATTTCAATAGTTGCCTGGTGATCGGCCCAGGCGGGGAAATACTTGGCAGACACCGTAAACTTCGGGCGCATGGGACAGGCGCCGAAGGCTGGGCGGCCAGGGGCAAGCAACTGGAACCCGTTGATTGCCGGGAAATGAAAGCCGGAGTTTTGGTGTGCGCCGATCTTTGGTACCCTGAACACGCCCAGGTGTTGCAAGCCAAAGGTGCCCGGGTTATCGTAGCCTTGGCTGCCTGGCCGCCGGGAAAATGCGGCCCGGGGGACAGTTGGGAACAGGCATCCGCAGCCAGCGGTCTGCCGGTATGGGTGTGCAATCAGACCGGCAACGGTGAACATCTGGATTTTAGCCAGGCAACAAGCGCTGTGGCGGCAGAAGGAAGATTGCAATTAACCTACAAAGGCCTGGCGCCGGCCGTGCTGCTGTTTGACTGGGATGAGAGCGAACAGCGCTTGTTGTCGTCTGAGTTTACCGTAGTAAAACTATAATAAAGAAACTAAAAGGATGCGGTTTTTTCTTCCATTAGGCAAAAAATCAGCCGGGTCGCATAAAATATAATAGTTACCTGTTGGTGAGAATGACTTTCACTGTGTTGCGAAATGAAGCCGGAGGTGAACTTATGCTGTCACCCAGTCTGGAAGATTATTTAGAGGAAATCTACAGATTCTCAGTCAGCAATGATATAGTGCGAGTTACCGACATCAGCCAGAAATTGAATGTTAAGCTTCCTTCAGTAACCAAGGCGCTGGGAAAACTCCGCGCGGGAGGTTATATTACCTACCAGAAATACGGCATGATGGGGCTGACTGACAAAGGCCGGCAGATGGGTTGTTACCTCGTGGAAAGAAACACACTCCTGCAGGATTTTCTCAGGACAATCTGTGCCGACTGCGATGTTGCCGCTGAAGCCGAAGCAATGGAACATTACCTGTCAAAATCAACCATATCTTCAATAAAGCGTTTGATGGGATTTATGAAAGAGAACACGGAAGTCTATCAGCGGTTTGTGGAGTATGTGCAAACAACTGCCTATAGACACAAAGGATAAAGATAAACGTAACTATAGTGTATACTGCACGTTTTTGCCGTATGTTGGTATCCTATCAACAAACTATACATAATGAAGAAAGAAGAGACATTGAGACAGCCAACAGCATCCTTTGTCCGCTATGGCCTCAATACGCCGGATGCGAAATAAAACAAAACTATTTATAATAAGAAGTGGATAGTTACTATCCAAAAACAAAGTTACATAAGGAGGAGAACGATTGAAGAATTTCAAAAGACTCGTCGCCATCACTTTAGCTGCTTTGTTTTTAGGAACATTCGCAGTACCTCCGGCTAATGCTGCCACTTATTATTATTTTTCTCGTTCTGTCCCGATCGGCACAACTGTAAAGGCTTCGGATTGCCCAACTGCAAAGACTCCGGCTGGTTCAACCGTAAAGACTCCCACTGGTCCGACTGTAAAGACTCCGACCGGTCCAATTGTACGGACTCCCGGAACCACTAAGCCCGCCACTCCGGCTTCTCCGGCTCCGGCTACCGGTAATGTATCCGCTCCGCTCTCCGCAGATGAACAAACAATGGTCAATTTGGTTAACAGAGAACGGACTAGCCGCGGCTTAGCACCACTGCAAGTGGATATGCGGCTGGTAAAAGTAGCCCGCATGAAGAGCCTTGATATGATTAAAAACAACTACTTCTCCCATCAGTCGCCTACGTACGGCTCTCCCTTTGACCTGATGAGGTCCCAGGGGATTACATATCGGGCTGCTGGAGAAAATTTGGCAGGAGCGAGCTCGGTTACACAGGCTCATACCAATCTCATGAACTCCTCCGGACACCGGGCTAACATTCTGAACGCCAATTACAACCGTATCGGCATCGGCATCGTCAAAGGCGGTCCGTACGGAATGATGATTAGCCAGGAGTTTATTGGAATCTAATTGCATACGTTAACAAAGGCTGCAGATTAACAACATGTTAACTGCAGCCTTTGTTTATTATTTAACGCTTTTAACAAGTGCTGCATATCATGGAGCATGTGAAACAGCTCCGGAGGTGGCACGATGAAAATATGTGTGATTGGGACAGGGTATGTCGGCGATAACATGCTGGAAGCAGCCAGAGGGGTTGACGCTCTCCTCCTGGTTACTGAGTGGTGTCAGTTTTGCCAAGTGGATTTCGATCAAATTAAGCACCTGATGCACAGGCCAATAGTTTTTGACGGCAGAAACCAGTACGATCCCCAACGGATGCTCCGCCTTGGTTTTGAATACTACTGCAGCGGGAGGGGTTTAAGTGTCTGCTGAAAAACGAGTGCTTGTTACCGGCGGCGCCGGCTTTATCGGCTCCCATCTTTGCCGCCGACTGCTTGCAGAGGGTGCGTACGTTATTTGCTTGGATAATTTTTACACCGGTTCCCGGAATAATATTGCCGAATTAATGAAACATCCCCGGTTTGAACTGCTATATCATGACGTGGTGGAACCCTTCACGACGGAAGTTGATGAAATTTTCAATTTGGCTTGTCCCGCCAGTCCGGTGCACTATCAGGCAGACCCGGTCAAAACCGTTAAAACCAGTGTGCTGGGGGTAATTCATGTCCTGGAACTGGCCCGCAAGCTGCAGGCGAAAGTATTACATACTTCAACTTCTGAAGTGTACGGAGACCCGCTATTGCATCCTCAGCCCGAGACCTATTGGGGAAATGTTAATCCTAACGGTTTAAGGAGCTGCTATGACGAAGGCAAGCGGTGCGCCGAGACCCTGTGTTTCGATTATTCCCGTCAATATGGTCTTGATCTCAAAGTCGTTCGTATTTTTAATACCTATGGCCCCAACATGCGACCGGATGACGGCCGGGTTGTCAGCAACTTCATTATTCAAGCGCTGCGAGGGAACGAGCTTACGGTATACGGCGACGGCAGCCAAACCCGTTCATTTTGCTATATTGATGATTTGGTCGAGGGAATTATCGGCATGATGCAAACAAGCGAAGGTTTTCATGGGCCAGTTAACTTAGGCAATCCGGACGAATTTACAATTTTAGAGCTGGCAGAGCAGGTTATCCGGCTGACAGGGGCATGTACCCAAATTGCATATCGACCGCTGCCGGCGGATGATCCCCGCCAGCGTCGTCCGGACATCTCATTGGCGAAAACGAAATTGGATTGGGAACCACAGGTTCAGCTTGAGATAGGACTGATAAAGACTATTGCTTATTTTCGAGAACTGGCTGAACAGAATAAAAGGTAGTCATTCGTTATTTCTATTGGCCGTCACGCGGCAGGAGAAAAAGCGCCGTTGCGCGAAAATAAAAAATGTTTGGCCAGTCGAGAAAAATAAGAAAAACGCTAACGCGTCTTCACGGCTTTTGTTCCTGACATTTGTAGGAGGGTTGACACAATGTATACTAAAATTGTAACAATAAGCAATAAAACCGGTCTCCATGCCAGACCAGCCAGTTCGTTTGTCCAGACGGCAGCAAAATTTCAGTCTGAGATTAGGGTGCAAAAAGAGGACAATATCGCCGACGCAAAATCAATTTTGAAATTAATGGCACTGGGGATAACCAAAGGCACAGAAATAGCTATTGCCGCCGAAGGCCCTGATGAAAAAGCTGCCGTTGAGGCACTTGTCGAACTTATTGAAAGCAATTTTGGGGAGTAAACATAGGTTAAAATAAGGAGAAACCTAATATGAATTTTGATTTTTATAAATATCATGCTTTAGGTAACGATTATATTGTTATTGATCCCAACAAGACCAAAGTTAACTTGTCTGAGGAGAATATCCGGCTGATTTGCCACCGTAATTTCGGTGTCGGTTCGGACGGTATTTTGTACGGACCTTTGTTTCAGGACAAGTCCATTTATTTTAGAATACTGAATCCGGACGGGAGCGAGGCCGAGAAAAGCGGCAATGGAATTAGAATATTCTCCCGGTTTCTTGTTGATGCCGAGTATGTTACCGATAAAGAATTTAATTTAGGGACTTTAGGCGGCAACGTTCGCGTGGAACTCTTAGACGATAACGGCAGGCGAATTCGGGTGGATATGGGAACGGTAACCTTTCAAAGCCGGCAGATTCCTGTGGCCGGACCGGCGCGGGAAGTGGTGAATGAGGAGTTGGTGGTTAATAACCAAAGGCTCTTTATTACGTGTCTATCCATCGGCAATCCCCATTGTGTGGTGCCTTGCGATGAACTCGGGCGGGAAACGGCTTCTGGCCTGGGGGCAGCCATTGAAAGCCATGAGCTTTTTCCCAACCGGATTAATGTTCAGTTTCTAAAGATATTAAACCGAAACAACATTCAAATCGAGATTTGGGAACGGGGGGCGGGCTATACGCTGGCTTCCGGCAGCAGCAGCTGTGCAGCAGCCAGTGCAGCTTACAAAATGGGGCTGGCCGGCAATGAGATAAACGTACATATGCCGGGTGGTATTATTAGGGTAGATATTCAAAATGATGGACATGTCTTTATGACGGGCTCTGTCACGCAGGTGGCTCAAGGAGTGTTTTCGGAGGATTTGTGGAGGCAAATTCAGGGATAACAGGCCAAATCTGTAACCAATGAATGACATAGTATGGGTAGAAGATTCAATTATTCACCTTTAGGGAGGAAGACTTCATCTGTTGATGAGTCTTCTTTTTTCAGTATTATAGGGGAACGCATTAAAGAATTGAAACCCGGCTTATCCTAGTGGTCTGTAATACAGACCACTAGTTACCTGGATGTCAATTCTTAATGCGACCTATCGGCATATATAAAAAACTGATTTATTAACGAAATTGTAACAATTCCGTTAACTTTTCATTATAATTTTAGATTACAATTTTTTTGAAGGAAACAACGCAAAAAAAAAGAAAATATTAAAAAAAGTCCATGTTTTGAATGCAAAAAATTATTTTTAAAAGGGGGACACTCTCTTTGGAAAGGCTTAAAAGGCGTATTGCCAAACTATTAGTATCTATTCTTACTTTATTCGCATTTAGTCATCCGGTGCTGGCGGCGCCGATTGAATTGACACTTGCTGATAGCATTTCGCTGGCTCTTAAAAATAACAAGGATATAAAAATCTCCACATTAGCCAGAGATAAGGCAGTCTGGGTGATAAAACAAGAAGAAGCGGGCAAGGGGGTTAGCCTGAATCTGAATCATTCTGCCAGACGTTCTGACTCGGCAGGCGGTGACCCCGCCACGAATTTTAGCAATAATGTGTCGCTTAGCGTGCCCATTTATTCCGGCGGTAAATTGGAAAGTCAAATTGACCAGGCTAAGCTTGAACTCAAAATTGCGGATCTTGGTCTTGACGCAACAATGCAGCAAACCAAACAGAATGTCACTACATACTATTTTAATGTGCTGCAATATCGAAATGAGGCGCAAATAAACCGGGAGACGGTTGATAACTATACCGCCCACCTGAAAGATGTGCAAGCAAAATATGAAATTGGCACAGTGGCTAAGACCGATGTGCTGGCAAGCCAAGTCTCGCTGGCCACAGCTCAGGATGACCTGATTAAAGCTGAGAACAATTATAATGTTGCCGTAGCAACGCTCAACAATGCCATCGGCTTGTCCCTGGACAGTGAGTTAACCCTTAAAGAAGGTCTCAAGTATGAGAAAAATTCTCTCACCCTTGAAGATTGCGTCAAATACGCATTGGCCAACCATCCGGAAATAGCTGAGTACCAAACGAAAATAGCCAGCGCCGAAGATGACGTCAAAATCGCTAAAAGCGGCGATAAGCCGACAGTTGACTTTGCTGTGGGGCAAAGCTGGTATGACAAGGATTTTCCCGGCGCCAATAACAGTAACTGGCAGGCGACCATTACCGCCTCGTTTAATCTGTTTGATTCGGGCCTGAATAAATCCAGGGTCCAACAGTCTCAATACAGTTTGGCCACAGCCCAGGAAGCAGCCGATCAGAAACGCGACACCGTATTATTGGATGTGCGCCAGTATTATTTAAGCATGCGGGAAGCTGAGAAGCGGATTGATACCAATCAGGTGGCAGTGAACCAGGCCCAGGAAAACCTGAAGATCCAGGAGGCCCGTTATAGTGCAGGGGTGGGAACCAATCTGGATGTTCTCGACGCCGTATTGCATTTGAACCAAACTAAGATTAACGATATTCAAGCCTTGTACGATTATAATACCAGCAAGGCGCAATTGGATAAAGCTATGGGTGTGCCGGTCCAATAAGATACACAGAAGAAGTGAGGTTAAATTATGCAGGCAATTGGTAAAAGAATTAGGCAATATAAAGGATGGCTGATTCTCTTGCTGGTAGTCGCGCTGCTGGCGACAGGGGGAGCAATCTATTTCAAAAAAGGCAGCACTCCTGTTGTTAATGAGACTACGGTTACCGTAGGGCGCGGCGACATTGCGGAGACAGCCTCCGCGACCGGAACTATTTCAGCAGTAAACTCAGTTGATATTAGTTCCCGCGTGACAGGTCTAATCAGAGAACTTAACGTAAAGGAAAATGATATTGTAAAGGCCGGACAGGTTTTGGTAGTTTTGGATGATACCAGCTTAAGAGCACAACTTGCCCAATATGAAGCCCAGTTGGAAAATTATGCCGCCATCTATGAGCGCAGCCAAAAAATGGCAGCTATTGGCGGCGAGTCGCTCCAACAACTGGATACCGACCGTACAAACTACCTCGTGTCCCAGTCCACATATAACAACTACGCATCGCAACTGGAATACTATGTAATTAAGGCCCCTATCGACGGTGTCGTGGTCGGCAAGCCCACACCCGCCGGACAGACGGTAGCACAGGGTATCTCCAGTCCCCAGGTAATAATGACGATTGCCGATATGTCACAAATGCAGATTAAGGTAATGGTAGATGAGACGGATGTCGGCAAAGTGCAGGTGGGGCAAAAGGTTTCTTTCACCGTGGACGCTTATACAGACAAAACTTTTACCGGCACGGTAACGAACATTTCCAAAAGTGCCACCACTTCGTCCAATGTGGTGTATTATCCGGTATATGTTGATGTGGATTCGCCGGCAGGCCTGTTATATCCCACCATGACCGCCAGGGTAACTGTCAATATCGGTGAGAGCAAAAATGCGCTGGTTGTGCCGCTGTCGGCCCTCAAGGAAGATAAAGGAGAACAGTATGTACAGCTGAAGGAAAACGGCGAATTACGGAGGACCCCGGTCCAAATTGGTCTAAGAGATGATACCAAGGTGGAAATCCTGAGCGGCCTTAGTGAAGGCGACAATGTTGTCATACCTGCGGCTGCGGCTAAGTCGGCAACTACTACTAACACTCGGCAGAGACAGGGACCATCGCTGTTCTAGGAGGGATATCATGGCGATTGCGCTAACGGATGTAACCAAAGTATATCATATGGGTGATACCACTGTGTATGCACTGGCAGGTGTGACACTATCCGTCAATAACGGGGACTTTGCCGCCATCACTGGTCCGTCGGGATCAGGCAAGTCAACTCTGATGAATATTATTGGCTGCCTTGACCGGCCGACCGGCGGCTCGTACCGGCTAGGCGGAGAGGAAGTTGCGACTTTGACTGATGATCAGTTGGCTTTGACCCGCAATAAAAAGATCGGTTTCGTATTTCAAAACTTCAATCTGCTGCCACGGATGTCAGCCTTGCAAAATGTTGCTTTGCCGCTTGTTTACGCCAAAATAGATAGACAAACACGACTGGAAAAGGCTAAACAAACATTGGCGATTGTCGGTCTTGAGGAGCGTAAAGACCATCGTCCCAATGAGCTTTCCGGCGGCCAGCGGCAGCGGGTAGCCATCGCCAGGGCATTGGTTAATGACCCGGAGATTATTATTGCTGATGAACCGACTGGAAATCTTGACACCAAATCCAGCAATGAGATAATGGAGATTTTTTGCAGGTTGAATCAACAGGGGCGGACGGTAATTATGGTCACCCATGAACCGGATATTGCAGCCTATGCCCGGCGGGTTATCCTGGTCCGGGATGGAAATATTATTAAAGATGAGGTCAGGCAGGAGGTAGCGGAATGTTCTGGGAAAGTGTCCTGATCGCTTTTGAAGGGCTAAAGGCGAATAAGCTCCGGGCTCTCCTTACCATGTTAGGGATTATTATTGGTGTCGGCGCCGTTATTGCCATGGTTTCCATTGGCTTGGGCGTACAGCAAAAAGTGCAAAGTTCCATTGCCAGTTTGGGCAGCAATCTGCTGATTGTTATGCCGGGAGCTAACTCGCCTTCAGGTGGTGTGCGTTTGGCGGCGGGATCGAATATTACCCTGACCAGAAAGGATGCCGAGGCCATTGGGGAAATTTCCGGTGTCAATTATGTAGCACCTGCCGTCAGCCAGTCGTTTCAAATCATCTATGGCAACCAGAATTGGGTAGCCAGTGTCTCAGGAACTACAGCGGAATATTTGTCGATACGAAATTTCAGTGTAGCGTCCGGTACTTTTTTCAGTGATAGTGACGACAATGCCCGCAGCCGGGTAGCAGTACTCGGGCAAACCGTGGTTACTAATTTATTCGGCGATGTCAGCCCGTTAGGTCAGACGATCCGTATTGGTCAGGCGCCGTTTCGGGTCATCGGGGTGCTGGAAAGCAAAGGGCAATCGGCTAATGGGCAGGATCAGGACGATATCGTCCTGGTACCCCTGTCCACCGCCCAAGACCGGCTTATGGGAATAACCCATGTTAACAATATCAGCATACAGGCGGCGAGCGCTGAGGTAATTGACAAGGTTCAGTCGGACGTCACGACTTTATTGAGAACACGTCATCGTCTGGCGGCAAATGTGGAAGATGATTTTTCGGTGCGCAATCTAACGGCGCTTATGGCTACCGTGCAAGAAACTACCGGCACCCTTACAATGTTTTTGGGCGCTATTGCCGCTATTTCCCTGGTGGTTGGCGGCATCGGGATTATGAACATCATGCTGGTTTCAGTAACTGAGCGGACCCGGGAAATCGGCATCCGCAAAGCGCTGGGCGCAACTTTTAGCAATATTCTGCTGCAATTTCTGATAGAAGCCATAGTCATTAGCGTTACCGGCGGTTTAGTTGGTATACTGGCGGGAGTGGCCAGTGCGAGAGTGATATCGCTGGTAGCCGGTTTGAACACAGTTGTTTCCTCCCTTGCCATCTTTGCGGCATTTAGCGTCACAATAATGATCGGCGTATTCTTCGGAATATACCCTGCCCGCAAAGCGGCATTGCTTGATCCGATAGATGCGCTACGCTATGAATAGGGGATTCTAAATTCGTAAACGATCATAAATAAGCACAATAAAACCGCAGGGCTGCGGGTTTATTGTGCTTATTTAGCATACCGCCTGTTGCAAGTCGTGATTGGTTGCGCCAATAACCCGGGCATCCACTACCCGGCATTTGTTGCCACCATACGTTAGGTGGAATAAAGGTATGTTCTGAAGCGTATAGTTAATTGACTTTTATGACATAAAAGGAGGTTTGTGCTTTGCCTTATCATTTTCGCAATTTGGTGTTTGAAGGCGGTGGTGTAAAAGGAGTAGCTTATGCAGGATCTTTGCAAGTTTTGCATGAAAAAGGAATTTTGGAGCAAATAAAGCG
This window of the Methylomusa anaerophila genome carries:
- a CDS encoding UDP-glucuronic acid decarboxylase family protein, with the protein product MSAEKRVLVTGGAGFIGSHLCRRLLAEGAYVICLDNFYTGSRNNIAELMKHPRFELLYHDVVEPFTTEVDEIFNLACPASPVHYQADPVKTVKTSVLGVIHVLELARKLQAKVLHTSTSEVYGDPLLHPQPETYWGNVNPNGLRSCYDEGKRCAETLCFDYSRQYGLDLKVVRIFNTYGPNMRPDDGRVVSNFIIQALRGNELTVYGDGSQTRSFCYIDDLVEGIIGMMQTSEGFHGPVNLGNPDEFTILELAEQVIRLTGACTQIAYRPLPADDPRQRRPDISLAKTKLDWEPQVQLEIGLIKTIAYFRELAEQNKR
- a CDS encoding CAP domain-containing protein, which translates into the protein MKNFKRLVAITLAALFLGTFAVPPANAATYYYFSRSVPIGTTVKASDCPTAKTPAGSTVKTPTGPTVKTPTGPIVRTPGTTKPATPASPAPATGNVSAPLSADEQTMVNLVNRERTSRGLAPLQVDMRLVKVARMKSLDMIKNNYFSHQSPTYGSPFDLMRSQGITYRAAGENLAGASSVTQAHTNLMNSSGHRANILNANYNRIGIGIVKGGPYGMMISQEFIGI
- a CDS encoding UDP binding domain-containing protein; protein product: MKICVIGTGYVGDNMLEAARGVDALLLVTEWCQFCQVDFDQIKHLMHRPIVFDGRNQYDPQRMLRLGFEYYCSGRGLSVC
- a CDS encoding TonB-dependent receptor plug domain-containing protein codes for the protein MAFRTKIIKKIKNIKNINKKAIIPIAALTSCTMAIAGMTISNAAAPEEEQEFNFEQVMVTAQRYQKSDIDTPASTSVYTYEDLKSTGARNVAEALKQAAGLTYSSFGPSGASMTTMTTKIIIRGVSTGTLVLVNGTPLNLRGLYNLEDIPVENIERIEIVKGGGSVLYGSEATGGVINIITKKNLQNSVKISGGNYGQQDHSFTLQAGKLGLNYNFEKWGDLGNISKSIANGKEMNMFFPGLERNNQTLSYQFSKAVSLLYSHNSSESLYDYKFGTGYAANLIGKTRYSRVYTDEKDFVQLQYDQDHIKGSLYYNYKTMNTLGTDYYSSSGSAAGYPKKTSETSRSSTYGFDLQKDWMIHANKLLLGVTYQNEYYDPNISNTLDYQRDNYSVYGQWEQPAGKADTIILSGRETWTANAPNGRNYDNFSGQAQFLHKLNDNESIYTSVGQSFVMPTFAQMYSSNDDRRLGNPNLKPQTGLHYEAGWKRNSGNHNWRLAVFSFTIKDNISSTYNQADGTYSYKNEDMKNTGVELTCQVDGPKDWTFNWGVTYGDALTKSTDKPYWDRNFGRWQVNGGATYQHDRWKVTLTGNYLADRVMTPSTAKSYDVKPYLLTSLSVNYTLGKQQEIILTAQNVLNRKDIISHSTSEYYYTPFNFSLGYKSKF
- a CDS encoding precorrin-8X methylmutase, coding for MEYIMDPGLIETRSMEIIGSYLDELGLELSPAAVKVYSRIIHAAGDPDYAKHIRIHPDAITAGCAALAAGRDIYCDVEMVRTGINKRLSSYGGKVYCLIGSEETARLAKSVITRAMSAAIRQFGGQLDGVIVAIGNAPAALFELSTLMERTGIRPALVIGVPAGFVGAAESKALLHAASPVPYITVLGNKGGSPIAVAALDALWYMTETVSNNVI
- a CDS encoding metal-dependent transcriptional regulator; this translates as MLSPSLEDYLEEIYRFSVSNDIVRVTDISQKLNVKLPSVTKALGKLRAGGYITYQKYGMMGLTDKGRQMGCYLVERNTLLQDFLRTICADCDVAAEAEAMEHYLSKSTISSIKRLMGFMKENTEVYQRFVEYVQTTAYRHKG
- a CDS encoding carbon-nitrogen hydrolase family protein; this encodes MRVAFLHLDLSGGPEARNLELLHQAIDLAAQQGAKWVVTPETAVQGYFFKLKAEAAREPLNIPVQPCPGLDGIRCLAAKRGLTVFLGCAEQDEATGNYFNSCLVIGPGGEILGRHRKLRAHGTGAEGWAARGKQLEPVDCREMKAGVLVCADLWYPEHAQVLQAKGARVIVALAAWPPGKCGPGDSWEQASAASGLPVWVCNQTGNGEHLDFSQATSAVAAEGRLQLTYKGLAPAVLLFDWDESEQRLLSSEFTVVKL